A part of Citrifermentans bremense genomic DNA contains:
- a CDS encoding CxxCxxCC domain-containing protein, which produces MGCSGCGTCCVAPDISALGKKVGQRCPHLTENLSCGIYEERPAVCRGYRPDDICLAIAAPTLELRVANYLKLFGMG; this is translated from the coding sequence ATGGGTTGTTCAGGATGCGGCACCTGCTGTGTCGCCCCGGACATCAGCGCGCTTGGAAAGAAGGTCGGGCAGAGATGCCCGCACCTCACGGAAAACCTCTCCTGCGGCATTTACGAGGAACGCCCCGCGGTCTGCCGCGGCTACCGCCCCGACGACATCTGCCTGGCCATAGCCGCCCCCACCCTGGAGCTGCGGGTAGCAAACTACCTGAAGCTCTTCGGGATGGGCTAG
- a CDS encoding YihY/virulence factor BrkB family protein: MTESSSKRPFSTGRIWEYDPSAVGGFKGKMVRLLQFLSFTFSNFMANNSLLRATALSFTTVLSLVPLLALAFSVLKGLGAQNRLAPLILKQVTAGSEEVVNRVVSYIGNTNMGSVGAIGLAALLFTAISMLGSVEEAFNVAWGVQETRSLYRKFSDYLSVLISAPLLLLAATSITTTLQSKWLIGWLMERTYLGDLFLFMLGLTPYLSVWVAIFLLYTFIPNTRVRYTSALIGAVFAGTLWQFAQWAYIHFQVGAGNYNAIYGTLAALPILMVWIYVSWIIVLFGMEVVAAHQNRAYFRRDIRGRSISPTLQELVALAALRHIGEAFYQGAPGWGEQHLAARLNMPLRIVRDTLEHLREEGFLVCAGEGECYYPARDLNRVTISEVLLSLRNRGAYSSIEGEDEAEEIVQTVDAALTSALEGRTLMDLAVPEKSPAGVDKEGAVDI, from the coding sequence ATGACAGAATCCAGCTCAAAAAGGCCCTTCTCCACCGGGCGCATCTGGGAATACGATCCCTCAGCCGTCGGCGGCTTCAAGGGGAAGATGGTCCGGCTGCTGCAGTTTTTAAGCTTCACCTTTTCCAACTTCATGGCCAACAACTCGCTTCTGCGGGCCACCGCCCTCTCCTTCACCACGGTTTTGTCGCTGGTGCCGCTTCTGGCCCTTGCCTTCTCGGTCCTGAAGGGGCTCGGGGCCCAGAACCGGCTCGCCCCCCTGATCCTGAAACAGGTGACTGCCGGTTCGGAGGAGGTGGTGAACCGGGTGGTCTCCTACATCGGCAACACCAACATGGGCTCGGTCGGCGCCATCGGCCTCGCCGCGCTTCTCTTCACCGCCATCAGCATGCTGGGAAGCGTCGAGGAGGCTTTTAACGTCGCCTGGGGAGTCCAGGAGACCCGTTCCCTGTACCGCAAGTTCAGCGACTACCTGAGCGTCCTGATCAGCGCGCCGCTGCTTTTGCTCGCTGCCACCAGCATCACCACCACCCTGCAGAGCAAGTGGCTCATCGGGTGGCTGATGGAGCGGACCTACCTGGGCGATCTCTTCCTTTTCATGCTAGGCCTCACCCCGTACCTGAGCGTGTGGGTGGCCATCTTCCTGCTCTACACCTTCATACCCAACACACGGGTCCGCTACACCTCGGCCCTGATCGGGGCGGTCTTTGCCGGGACACTCTGGCAGTTCGCCCAGTGGGCCTACATCCACTTCCAGGTGGGTGCCGGCAACTACAACGCCATCTACGGTACGCTGGCGGCGCTCCCCATCCTGATGGTCTGGATCTACGTCAGCTGGATCATCGTCCTTTTTGGGATGGAGGTGGTGGCGGCGCACCAGAACCGGGCCTATTTCCGCCGGGACATCCGGGGGAGGAGCATCAGCCCCACCCTGCAGGAACTGGTGGCCCTGGCCGCGCTCAGACACATCGGGGAGGCTTTCTACCAGGGAGCCCCGGGGTGGGGAGAGCAGCACCTGGCCGCCAGACTGAACATGCCGCTGCGCATCGTGCGCGACACCCTGGAGCACCTGCGCGAGGAAGGCTTTCTCGTCTGCGCCGGCGAGGGGGAGTGCTACTACCCGGCGCGGGACCTGAACCGGGTCACCATCTCCGAGGTGCTCCTTTCACTTAGAAACCGAGGAGCCTACTCTTCCATCGAGGGAGAAGACGAGGCCGAAGAGATCGTGCAGACGGTCGACGCGGCGCTGACAAGCGCCCTGGAGGGGCGCACGCTGATGGATCTTGCGGTTCCAGAAAAGAGCCCGGCCGGCGTTGACAAAGAGGGAGCAGTTGACATATAG
- the gspL gene encoding type II secretion system protein GspL, giving the protein MDMLIVQLKRTELVLASFKPRKGGVNFLSAERHPLQGEEGELSRILKTSLIAEGEHRVILAVPPSQLFMRELELPITDRSKVRDLLPLELKGETALDTDDLVFDALPLPEGKVLAIWGHAGELSGMIETLKDAGLEPEMVTASLFHWNRLAPAHGTVAVSDGEALSAYKDGGAIFFRALPPNSGDAEISRTVAAVELARTVKVEKIITHAADTQGGGGLSAAPGLFEAFADNSHAAHDLAGAYAVAAAAADGSAINLRRGPLAYTAGSEKLYQRLRVTMMLAAALVLLIIAESGVRYYLVKKDLASLDRSIAAIYKEVFPTRKKAVDEVSEIRSEIKRLEGAKTSSNVLQLFKDLAQAKNDDVGGIYEAEVTGTEVRLKGDAKSFQAANDFKSRAAALLDKAEVSETKSRPDGSVSFTLSGTMKEVTR; this is encoded by the coding sequence ATGGATATGCTGATCGTGCAGCTTAAAAGGACCGAGCTGGTCCTCGCCTCCTTCAAGCCCCGCAAGGGGGGGGTGAACTTCCTCTCCGCGGAGCGCCACCCCCTGCAGGGCGAGGAAGGGGAGCTTTCCCGCATCCTGAAGACGAGCCTGATCGCCGAAGGGGAGCACCGGGTGATCCTGGCCGTTCCCCCCTCCCAGCTCTTCATGCGGGAACTGGAGCTCCCGATTACGGACCGCTCCAAGGTGCGAGACCTCCTCCCCCTTGAGTTGAAGGGCGAGACCGCTCTGGACACCGACGACCTGGTCTTCGACGCGCTGCCGCTTCCCGAGGGAAAGGTGCTCGCCATCTGGGGGCACGCGGGCGAGCTCTCCGGGATGATCGAGACCCTGAAGGATGCCGGGCTGGAGCCGGAGATGGTGACCGCATCGCTTTTCCACTGGAACCGGCTCGCGCCAGCCCACGGTACGGTGGCGGTGAGCGACGGCGAGGCCCTCTCAGCATACAAGGACGGCGGCGCCATCTTCTTCCGGGCCCTTCCGCCTAACTCCGGCGATGCCGAGATCTCCAGGACCGTCGCTGCGGTGGAACTCGCCCGCACCGTCAAAGTGGAAAAGATCATCACCCACGCGGCAGACACGCAAGGAGGGGGAGGACTCTCAGCTGCCCCCGGGCTCTTCGAGGCTTTTGCCGACAACAGCCATGCGGCTCATGACCTGGCCGGCGCCTATGCCGTCGCCGCCGCGGCGGCGGACGGTTCCGCCATCAACCTGCGCCGCGGCCCGCTTGCCTACACGGCTGGAAGCGAAAAGCTGTACCAGCGCCTGCGTGTGACCATGATGCTCGCGGCGGCCCTGGTGCTCCTCATCATCGCCGAGAGCGGGGTGCGCTACTACCTGGTGAAAAAGGACCTGGCCTCCCTGGACCGCTCCATCGCCGCGATCTACAAGGAGGTCTTCCCCACCAGGAAGAAGGCGGTCGACGAGGTGTCCGAGATCCGCTCCGAGATCAAGAGGCTGGAAGGGGCCAAGACCTCCAGCAACGTGCTGCAGCTTTTCAAGGACCTTGCCCAGGCCAAGAACGATGACGTCGGGGGTATCTACGAGGCCGAAGTTACCGGGACCGAGGTGCGCCTCAAGGGGGACGCCAAGAGCTTCCAGGCCGCCAACGATTTCAAGAGCCGTGCGGCCGCCCTGCTGGATAAGGCCGAGGTGAGCGAAACCAAGTCGCGCCCGGACGGCAGCGTCTCCTTCACGCTGAGCGGTACCATGAAGGAGGTGACCCGATGA
- a CDS encoding penicillin-binding transpeptidase domain-containing protein, with the protein MQDFKDIDKQKRSNRSGRAKRPEGRNAFKKILDDDKPRKKRYGIALGVIAVLLASYPIISLLNSSPSKTATTSAAAATVSLKNLDQGSAFRLAAEAYPKAQVQGDSYVAPLPQGGQVVYAINDEVQKRVEKVLTDYKVPYGLFVAMEPRTGRILAMVSHSSIEPGWEKDGNYHLYPLASLFKIVTATAALESKKVTPETPFAFNGRLTSESPKYWRVHPGRGNQQMPLAIAMGKSVNPVYGRLAGEVVGRDPLLLYAGRYGFNQALLPGAPIMASTAPTPATVDELMRMGAGLNREVKASPFHAAAIMAAVANGGVMMAPGFAREIRDAKGNLVFTHQPQALRTVMTPETASAMARMLATTVQSGTSRRAFHDRRGRRMLASVSIAAKTGSIDGTDPAGHYSWFAAYAPMEDPQIALAALVVNGNKWRIKATSVGEQALEAFFR; encoded by the coding sequence ATGCAAGATTTCAAAGACATAGACAAGCAGAAGCGAAGCAATAGATCAGGCAGGGCCAAGAGACCTGAAGGGCGCAACGCCTTCAAGAAGATCCTGGACGACGACAAGCCGCGCAAGAAGCGCTACGGCATCGCCCTGGGGGTCATCGCGGTACTGCTCGCCTCCTACCCGATTATCTCCCTGTTGAACTCCTCACCCTCCAAAACTGCCACGACGTCAGCCGCGGCGGCCACGGTTTCCCTGAAGAACCTTGACCAGGGGAGCGCCTTCCGCCTGGCGGCCGAGGCCTACCCGAAGGCCCAGGTGCAGGGAGATTCCTACGTCGCCCCGCTGCCGCAGGGGGGACAGGTGGTGTACGCCATCAACGATGAGGTGCAGAAGCGGGTCGAGAAGGTGCTGACCGACTACAAGGTCCCCTACGGGCTCTTCGTCGCCATGGAGCCCAGGACCGGGCGCATCCTCGCCATGGTATCCCACTCCTCGATTGAGCCCGGGTGGGAGAAGGACGGGAACTACCACCTCTACCCGCTCGCCTCGCTCTTCAAGATAGTCACCGCGACAGCCGCGCTGGAAAGCAAGAAGGTAACGCCGGAGACCCCCTTCGCCTTCAACGGCAGGCTCACCTCGGAAAGCCCCAAGTACTGGCGGGTGCACCCCGGGCGCGGCAACCAGCAGATGCCGCTCGCCATCGCCATGGGTAAATCGGTGAACCCCGTGTACGGCAGGCTCGCCGGCGAGGTGGTGGGACGCGACCCGCTGCTTCTGTACGCCGGACGTTACGGCTTCAACCAGGCGCTCCTCCCCGGCGCCCCGATAATGGCCAGCACCGCTCCCACGCCTGCCACAGTCGACGAGCTGATGCGGATGGGAGCCGGGTTGAACCGCGAGGTGAAGGCATCTCCGTTCCATGCCGCCGCCATTATGGCCGCGGTCGCCAACGGAGGCGTCATGATGGCCCCGGGCTTCGCCCGCGAGATACGCGACGCCAAGGGGAACCTGGTGTTCACGCACCAGCCGCAGGCGCTGCGGACCGTGATGACGCCGGAGACGGCATCGGCTATGGCGCGCATGCTCGCCACCACGGTGCAAAGCGGCACCTCGCGCCGGGCATTTCACGACAGGAGGGGAAGGCGGATGCTCGCCTCGGTCAGCATCGCTGCCAAGACCGGGTCCATCGACGGGACCGATCCCGCCGGCCATTACAGTTGGTTCGCGGCCTACGCGCCGATGGAGGACCCGCAGATAGCTCTGGCGGCGCTGGTAGTAAACGGGAACAAGTGGCGCATCAAGGCGACCTCTGTGGGCGAGCAGGCGCTGGAGGCATTTTTCAGGTAG
- a CDS encoding YtxH domain-containing protein, protein MSKDKDIGTGTMLLSFVAGAAVGIGAALLLAPKTGEEMRGKIKELADDAVDKIKEYANEAQDKIRASYEDGKDLVLEKKSIITSAIEAGKEAMEREKEKQKAEL, encoded by the coding sequence ATGTCCAAAGATAAAGATATCGGAACCGGTACCATGCTTCTCTCCTTCGTTGCCGGCGCCGCCGTAGGGATCGGGGCGGCTTTGCTGCTTGCCCCCAAGACCGGCGAGGAAATGCGCGGCAAGATCAAGGAGTTGGCCGACGACGCGGTCGACAAGATCAAGGAATACGCCAACGAGGCGCAGGACAAGATCAGGGCCAGCTATGAAGACGGCAAGGACCTGGTCCTCGAGAAGAAAAGCATCATCACCTCCGCCATAGAGGCAGGCAAAGAGGCGATGGAGCGGGAGAAGGAAAAACAAAAAGCGGAGCTCTAA
- a CDS encoding type II secretion system protein GspJ, with the protein MRNNRGFTLIELLIALALLVILAGALYGTYFSVVAAREKGGQRIEQRRELSTTLGKLHDELSSCFFNKNNERLHFVVEDRDSFGKPASLLQFTAIAPPRVDPAPASGIVVLRYSVLEKGEDQALSLQREARDPYLDVKVKSAPYPVVDEIEGFLVECWDGNKWVKSWDTALNGFLPKQVRATITLKGGEELSTIASQRLTR; encoded by the coding sequence ATGCGCAATAACAGGGGTTTCACCCTCATAGAGCTCCTGATCGCGCTGGCGCTCCTGGTTATCCTCGCCGGCGCCCTCTACGGCACCTACTTTTCGGTCGTTGCCGCGCGGGAGAAGGGGGGACAGCGGATCGAGCAGCGCCGGGAACTCTCCACCACGCTCGGGAAGCTGCACGACGAGCTCTCCTCCTGCTTCTTCAACAAAAACAACGAGAGGCTGCATTTCGTGGTCGAGGACCGGGACAGCTTCGGAAAGCCCGCTTCGCTTTTGCAGTTCACCGCCATCGCCCCTCCCCGCGTCGATCCTGCCCCCGCTTCGGGCATCGTGGTGCTGCGCTACTCGGTTCTGGAAAAGGGTGAAGATCAGGCGCTTTCGCTGCAGCGCGAGGCGCGTGACCCCTATCTGGACGTAAAGGTGAAGTCCGCCCCCTACCCCGTGGTGGACGAGATCGAGGGGTTCCTGGTCGAGTGCTGGGACGGCAACAAGTGGGTGAAGAGCTGGGACACCGCGCTGAATGGCTTCCTTCCCAAACAGGTGAGGGCCACCATCACGCTCAAGGGAGGCGAGGAGCTCAGCACCATCGCCTCGCAGAGGCTCACGCGATGA
- the gspN gene encoding type II secretion system protein GspN — protein sequence MKRRTLYLACGIPVAIACFLFLTILFVPSRSVEGLLTRICANAGYTLRCTGFGKSLPVGFSARTLELGSEKGALLQLRDAKVRLELLPLLTGKVAVACSGGIGAGEVKGEVTLGKKPGWDLNCRGVRLEEIPFFKNVAEANVKGEMRLTGKLTPGKGGGHGEMQLEVKGAEVAGVKVGTMPLPDAAYREVRGALSIDKGRATLKSFTLNGDGIYVRISGDTQLGKPVGASPLNLTMEMMPKPSFLERQKFVFLLLTKYQSSPGAFRIPIRGTLAHPTI from the coding sequence ATGAAAAGACGCACCCTTTATCTCGCCTGCGGCATCCCTGTGGCGATCGCATGCTTTCTCTTTCTGACCATCCTCTTCGTACCGAGCCGCTCGGTCGAGGGGCTCCTCACCCGGATCTGCGCGAATGCCGGGTACACCCTGCGCTGCACCGGCTTCGGCAAGAGCCTTCCAGTGGGGTTCTCGGCCCGGACCCTGGAGCTCGGCTCGGAGAAGGGGGCGCTGCTGCAGCTGCGCGACGCCAAGGTGCGTCTTGAACTGCTCCCGCTTTTGACCGGCAAGGTCGCAGTCGCCTGCAGCGGGGGGATCGGCGCGGGAGAGGTGAAGGGGGAAGTCACTCTCGGCAAAAAACCAGGCTGGGACCTCAACTGCCGGGGCGTGCGCCTGGAGGAGATCCCCTTCTTCAAGAATGTGGCCGAGGCCAACGTCAAGGGAGAGATGCGTCTCACCGGGAAGCTCACGCCCGGCAAAGGGGGGGGCCACGGGGAGATGCAGCTGGAGGTGAAAGGCGCCGAGGTCGCGGGGGTCAAGGTGGGTACCATGCCGCTTCCCGACGCGGCCTACCGCGAGGTGCGCGGCGCGCTCAGCATCGACAAGGGGCGCGCTACCCTCAAAAGCTTCACCCTGAACGGCGACGGCATCTACGTGCGCATCTCGGGGGACACCCAACTCGGCAAGCCCGTTGGGGCTTCGCCGCTCAACCTAACCATGGAGATGATGCCCAAGCCCTCCTTCCTGGAGCGCCAGAAGTTCGTTTTCCTGCTCCTCACCAAGTACCAGAGTTCCCCCGGCGCCTTCCGCATCCCGATCCGCGGCACGCTGGCACACCCCACCATCTGA
- a CDS encoding cytochrome C codes for MRVAKILNLISALALFAFVGTAAAADTAPAAATLTNADCAKCHDAAPKAIAQAGGKHKTEVTCQDCHVGHPPKVKKPIPQCSQCHEGKPHYKLQGCLGCHSNPHTPKNIKFGNNVTDPCLTCHTNQIEQLRQFKSKHTALNCSFCHNVHGRIPDCTQCHKSHSADIVQKDCKVCHQAHKPTDVTYKSDTPSKMCAACHKKAFTLLAASPAKHSKLACVYCHQNKHKTVPQCTQCHVKPHPAAIMAKFPKCGECHSIAHDLNRWSEPAAAPAAAKPAAKPAKPAKK; via the coding sequence ATGAGAGTAGCAAAGATTTTGAATCTAATATCGGCCTTAGCGCTGTTCGCGTTTGTGGGAACGGCAGCTGCAGCCGATACTGCACCTGCTGCTGCAACACTGACCAATGCAGACTGTGCGAAATGCCATGACGCGGCACCCAAGGCCATCGCCCAGGCAGGCGGCAAGCACAAGACCGAAGTGACCTGCCAGGACTGTCACGTAGGCCACCCGCCCAAGGTCAAGAAGCCGATCCCGCAGTGCAGCCAGTGCCATGAAGGCAAGCCGCACTACAAGCTCCAGGGCTGCCTCGGCTGCCACTCCAACCCCCATACTCCGAAGAACATAAAGTTCGGCAACAACGTCACCGATCCGTGCCTCACCTGCCATACCAACCAGATCGAGCAGCTGCGCCAGTTCAAGAGCAAGCACACCGCTCTTAACTGCTCCTTCTGCCACAACGTCCACGGCAGGATCCCGGACTGCACCCAGTGCCACAAGTCGCACTCCGCCGACATCGTGCAGAAAGACTGCAAGGTCTGCCACCAGGCCCACAAGCCGACCGACGTGACCTACAAGTCCGACACCCCGTCGAAGATGTGCGCCGCCTGCCACAAGAAGGCGTTCACCCTGCTGGCTGCAAGCCCGGCGAAGCACAGCAAGCTCGCATGCGTCTACTGCCACCAGAACAAGCACAAGACCGTGCCGCAGTGCACCCAGTGCCACGTCAAACCGCACCCGGCCGCCATCATGGCTAAGTTCCCGAAATGCGGCGAGTGCCACAGCATCGCTCACGACCTGAACCGCTGGAGCGAGCCGGCAGCAGCACCGGCTGCCGCCAAGCCCGCGGCCAAACCGGCCAAACCGGCCAAGAAGTAA
- a CDS encoding general secretion pathway protein GspM: MSREEIINALQGLDSRSRQRLGIAVAVVLAVIVAVSAMNGKIKALERKRAAREADIAEMMQLKLRYQSASAGAERLANRLLATKPDDSPAKIVEEIGIKGRSSQIKPVKGEEIPGYVEDAAEVRMEGLSANEAVNLIHRLEKGARPVTVKKALIKQRFDDPAKLDLALTIALIKPAPAGTK, from the coding sequence ATGAGCCGGGAAGAGATCATCAATGCTCTGCAGGGGCTGGATTCCCGCAGCAGGCAACGCCTGGGTATAGCCGTCGCCGTGGTGCTGGCGGTGATCGTCGCCGTTTCCGCCATGAACGGCAAGATCAAGGCGCTGGAGAGAAAGCGCGCGGCCCGCGAGGCCGACATCGCCGAGATGATGCAGTTGAAGCTACGTTACCAGAGCGCCAGCGCCGGCGCCGAGCGCCTGGCCAACCGGCTCCTCGCCACCAAGCCCGATGACTCCCCGGCCAAGATCGTGGAGGAAATCGGCATCAAGGGGCGCAGCAGCCAGATCAAGCCGGTGAAGGGGGAGGAGATCCCCGGCTACGTCGAGGACGCCGCCGAAGTTCGCATGGAGGGGCTTAGCGCCAACGAGGCGGTGAACCTGATCCACCGCCTGGAGAAGGGGGCGCGCCCGGTGACGGTCAAGAAGGCCCTGATCAAGCAGCGCTTCGACGACCCGGCAAAGCTCGACCTGGCGCTAACCATCGCGCTCATCAAACCTGCGCCGGCGGGGACGAAATGA
- the gspK gene encoding type II secretion system minor pseudopilin GspK gives MRGEKGFALVITLIVTTLLVALLVEFVNEVYVDTSHSHNFVASQQAGILAESGVAGGIKLLQVSSAMRLGAAYSSLLEPWAKPQSFETDNGTVTITIEEESGKLNLNSATTTNGTSNEQTLMLVRLLTRLKLPTDLGESLMDWVDENDTPLPGGAESSYYGNLKLPYAAKNRPLETVDELALVKGYTPEVLMKLRALVTTYGASTNGEHEAGTKINVNTANRDLLAAIDDKMTDDLVDRIIDYRKTHPIKDGDLNKIPGVDSIAAFISLKVCYMGNVYRIRSEGKVGESVAVAEAVVRTGGTTPEVLYWREY, from the coding sequence ATGAGGGGGGAAAAAGGGTTCGCCCTGGTGATAACCCTGATCGTCACTACCCTGCTCGTGGCGCTCCTGGTGGAGTTCGTGAACGAAGTCTACGTCGACACCTCACACAGCCACAACTTCGTCGCCTCGCAGCAGGCGGGGATACTGGCGGAATCGGGGGTGGCGGGCGGGATCAAGCTGCTGCAGGTCTCCAGCGCCATGAGGCTCGGCGCAGCGTACAGCTCCCTTCTTGAGCCCTGGGCAAAACCGCAGTCCTTCGAGACCGACAACGGTACGGTGACCATCACCATCGAGGAGGAGAGCGGGAAGCTGAACCTGAATTCAGCTACCACAACCAACGGCACCTCGAACGAGCAGACGCTGATGCTGGTGCGCCTGCTGACCAGGTTGAAGCTCCCTACCGACCTCGGCGAATCCCTTATGGACTGGGTGGACGAGAACGACACTCCACTTCCCGGCGGTGCCGAAAGCAGCTACTACGGTAACCTCAAGCTCCCTTACGCCGCGAAGAACAGGCCTTTGGAGACGGTGGATGAATTGGCGTTAGTAAAGGGGTATACGCCGGAAGTGTTGATGAAGCTCAGAGCTTTGGTGACCACCTACGGCGCCAGCACCAACGGGGAGCATGAGGCAGGAACGAAGATCAACGTCAATACAGCGAATCGGGATTTGCTCGCAGCCATTGATGACAAGATGACCGATGACCTCGTGGACAGGATAATCGACTACCGCAAAACCCATCCCATCAAGGATGGGGATCTCAACAAGATCCCCGGCGTAGATTCGATAGCCGCGTTCATCTCCCTGAAGGTCTGCTACATGGGGAACGTGTACCGGATCCGCTCCGAGGGAAAAGTTGGAGAAAGCGTAGCCGTGGCCGAGGCCGTCGTCCGCACCGGCGGGACGACGCCAGAAGTTCTTTATTGGAGAGAGTATTGA
- a CDS encoding DUF948 domain-containing protein gives MLLLQITSAVTAVTLVVLAMCLIPVLAEMKKAAVSLQEATDSLQKELKPLINDLRETVADIQVVTSSAAANADGVNMLLSELGHAGHNIRMINKVLGIATDVARNSTVWLTGAKVAGKFIADRIVRSKIRG, from the coding sequence ATGCTCTTACTACAGATAACCTCGGCAGTGACAGCGGTGACACTCGTGGTGCTGGCAATGTGCCTGATACCTGTCCTTGCTGAAATGAAAAAGGCCGCTGTCTCACTGCAAGAGGCCACTGACTCGCTGCAAAAGGAGCTGAAGCCGCTCATCAACGATCTGCGCGAGACGGTCGCTGACATTCAGGTCGTCACGAGCTCAGCCGCAGCCAACGCCGACGGCGTCAACATGCTTTTGAGCGAGCTGGGCCACGCCGGACACAACATAAGGATGATCAACAAAGTACTAGGCATCGCAACAGACGTTGCCCGTAACTCCACTGTCTGGCTTACGGGCGCGAAGGTTGCGGGGAAATTTATTGCTGATAGAATTGTCAGATCAAAAATCAGGGGGTGA
- a CDS encoding UDP-2,3-diacylglucosamine diphosphatase: MRKIFIADAHLKRPEDPNYRTLVRFLENLPADTETLYLLGDIFEFWIGNPSPVYGHYVEIVDCLQKVRGRGVRIVYFEGNHDFHLERFFGEKLQAEVHRSGAMLEIGGQKVYLCHGDQINREDYRYRVFRLLLHNPLVKALVPIFSRRLADQAAATLSQRSSSKHSHRGRRWDYGAILNSFARSRFDSGCDAVITGHYHLPMLKREPGRLFISLGDWITHYSYAQWLDGEFTLESYRED, from the coding sequence ATGCGCAAGATCTTCATCGCCGACGCCCACCTGAAAAGACCGGAAGACCCCAATTACCGGACCCTGGTCCGGTTCCTGGAAAACCTCCCCGCCGACACGGAGACGCTCTATCTTTTGGGGGACATCTTCGAGTTTTGGATCGGCAACCCAAGCCCCGTGTACGGCCACTACGTGGAAATCGTCGACTGCCTGCAGAAGGTGAGGGGGCGCGGCGTGCGCATCGTCTACTTCGAAGGGAACCACGATTTCCACCTGGAGCGCTTCTTCGGGGAAAAACTGCAGGCTGAGGTCCACCGCTCCGGCGCGATGCTGGAAATCGGCGGGCAAAAGGTCTACCTGTGCCACGGGGACCAGATCAACCGCGAGGATTACCGCTACAGGGTCTTCAGGCTGCTGCTGCATAACCCTCTGGTAAAGGCGCTGGTTCCCATCTTCTCCAGAAGGCTTGCGGACCAGGCGGCGGCGACCTTGTCGCAGCGCTCAAGCAGCAAGCACTCACACCGCGGTAGGCGCTGGGATTACGGTGCCATCCTCAACTCCTTCGCCCGCAGCCGCTTCGACTCGGGGTGCGACGCGGTGATCACCGGCCACTACCACCTTCCCATGCTGAAGCGGGAGCCGGGGCGCCTCTTCATCTCCCTGGGCGATTGGATCACCCACTATTCCTACGCGCAGTGGCTGGACGGCGAATTCACCCTGGAGAGCTACCGGGAGGACTAG
- a CDS encoding prepilin-type N-terminal cleavage/methylation domain-containing protein: protein MAGKGTGKILSRCSAGFTLLELMVVIFIISLAAGLVFPRLPDTEATKLKNSARNLGSGIRFLNDQAIITKKVYRLHLDLNDNSTRITRVSPSGEELQPDDQFMNRRLVEEGIDIEDVNVPSLGLLTEGEATVTFGPGGIADGMTIHLKGGEKQYTVIAYPSGGKVKVLEGYQEVGA from the coding sequence TTGGCGGGTAAGGGTACGGGTAAAATTCTAAGCCGCTGCAGTGCCGGGTTCACGCTCCTGGAGCTCATGGTGGTGATCTTCATCATCTCTCTCGCAGCGGGACTCGTCTTTCCGCGCCTGCCCGACACCGAGGCAACCAAGCTGAAAAACTCGGCGCGCAACCTCGGCAGCGGGATCAGGTTCCTGAACGACCAGGCCATCATCACCAAGAAGGTCTACCGCCTGCACTTGGACCTCAACGACAACAGCACCCGCATCACCCGGGTTTCCCCCTCCGGGGAGGAGTTGCAGCCGGATGACCAGTTCATGAACCGGCGGTTGGTCGAAGAGGGGATCGACATCGAGGACGTGAACGTCCCGTCGCTGGGCCTTCTGACAGAGGGCGAAGCGACTGTCACCTTCGGCCCCGGCGGAATCGCCGACGGCATGACCATTCACCTGAAGGGTGGGGAGAAGCAGTACACCGTCATCGCCTACCCTTCCGGCGGTAAGGTGAAGGTGCTCGAAGGGTACCAGGAGGTTGGCGCATGA
- a CDS encoding type IV pilus modification PilV family protein: MRGFTLLEVMIALAITAGVLLTVISSLNHHLSQVGNDAEETTAVLLGRAKLEDPEFAKVAEDKGDFAPNHPGHKWVREITKTELPGLNQIRLTVTWDDDAKRLTLVQYAPQNAQ, encoded by the coding sequence ATGAGAGGATTTACTCTCCTGGAGGTGATGATCGCGCTCGCCATCACGGCCGGGGTGCTCCTCACCGTGATCTCCTCGCTGAACCACCACCTGTCCCAGGTGGGTAACGACGCCGAAGAAACGACCGCCGTCCTTTTGGGGCGCGCAAAGCTCGAGGATCCCGAGTTCGCCAAGGTCGCCGAAGACAAGGGGGACTTCGCGCCGAACCACCCGGGGCACAAGTGGGTGCGCGAGATCACCAAGACCGAGCTCCCGGGACTGAACCAGATCCGCCTCACGGTGACCTGGGACGACGACGCCAAGAGGCTTACGCTTGTGCAATACGCACCGCAAAATGCGCAATAA